GGTCGTGGAGCTGGCGGCGGCGTGAGCATCCTGATCGACAAGGACACGAAGCTCGTGGTCTCCGGCCTCACCGGCCGCGAGGGCACGTTCCACGGCCTCAACAACAAGCGCTACGGCACCGACCTCGTGGCCGGGGTCACGCCAGGCAAGGGCGGTCAGGACGTCGAGGGCGTGCCGGTGTTCGACACCGTGCACGCCGCCGTGGCCGAGGCCGGCGCCGACACCTCCATGATCTTCGTGCCGCCGCGCTTCGCGGCCGACGCCATCCTCGAGGCCGCCGACGCCGGCGTCGACCTCGTCATCTGCATCACCGAGGGCATCCCCGCGCACGACATGCTGCGCGTGTACACGCACCTGCGGCGCGGCGCCACGCGCCTCGTCGGCCCCAACTGCCCCGGCGTGCTCTCCCCCGGCAAGGCCAACGTGGGCATCATCCCCGCCCATTTCTTCTCCGAGGGCAACGTGGGCCTGGTGTCGCGGTCGGGCACGCTCACCTACCAGATCGGCAACGAGCTGGCGCAGCGCGGCTTCGGCAACTCCACCATCGTCGGCATCGGCGGCGACCCGATCGTCGGCTCCTCGTTCATCGACGTCATCGCGCTCTTCGAGCAGGACCCGGAGACGGAGCTGATCGTGATGTGCGGCGAGATCGGCGGCGACGAGGAGGAGCGCACGGCGGAGTACATCGCCGAGCACGTCACCAAGCCGGTCATCGGCTACATCGCCGGCTTCACCGCCCCGC
The sequence above is drawn from the Thermoleophilaceae bacterium genome and encodes:
- the sucD gene encoding succinate--CoA ligase subunit alpha gives rise to the protein MSILIDKDTKLVVSGLTGREGTFHGLNNKRYGTDLVAGVTPGKGGQDVEGVPVFDTVHAAVAEAGADTSMIFVPPRFAADAILEAADAGVDLVICITEGIPAHDMLRVYTHLRRGATRLVGPNCPGVLSPGKANVGIIPAHFFSEGNVGLVSRSGTLTYQIGNELAQRGFGNSTIVGIGGDPIVGSSFIDVIALFEQDPETELIVMCGEIGGDEEERTAEYIAEHVTKPVIGYIAGFTAPPGKTMGHAGAIVSGSVGTAQAKAEALEAKGVRVGRNPTEVAEAAVEALGAKV